One genomic segment of Pedobacter endophyticus includes these proteins:
- a CDS encoding fibronectin type III domain-containing protein — translation MQKASLLGRLALHFQAMGFTLNLKPFAFYLTLVFLLSALSSSAQIYPVQVTPVLVPPYSLNTSDYYNGTTERLAIVLTNTDLQKPVLSVRLRMYIEGQNAKLQSKDGVYYPTITLDAGIPQRISLGDLAPYFNVDNLNFSGITRSMYAQNSKLPEGFYSFCFEAIEVYTGQVLSRKSCSMAYITLSDPPLLNIPVKGESIASREVQNIIFQWTPRNLGSPNGAFNTEYEFTLKELWDTGIAPEAAFHSTQPLYQVTVRPTTLLMGPAEPQLIPGKRYAWRVRAVSTSPMGEQLDSYRNNGFSEIYWFTYQSDCRPPLAINSSVTSGRVTISWTPDPTNNGTPAGGYTLQYRERTLSASKWYSVNTLENRAVLYDLKPGTTYEYRVGSSCVPGNIGIGTDQTTYSDILTLEISGDPNDTRTVNCGMISPEIAIANRTPIQALNQGDLIMAGSFPVKITRVSPSGGGWEGEGYVTIPMLGQANVKVRFSGIQVNTERQLFAGVIETTYDVKETQIVDTKEIEESIKALADVVKKLITTSDKIDKLLEKDVVSASELKDLQQQLASLTVQKDSLTKSAEMVTKLNESIPTYINSAGGASVKDNTPFKEALSKTSAALKADAAAMEEKQFSSFVTLYNSKGYGELLYKLYKIYQFYDECSKDNWKPYKDAGIVPYCFWKNANTSESKQYTFLDRPYTAGVLDGLYIQVYDLAHLGTTLNDLRQNMDDITYAYSIGYMECKGIKSDKLTIAKLKAQLIQAKKDSGFSAWWDNLTIPNKLAKIKECKEQELIRNETEKVINNLYEIISNQERLEKAINTIAKQLNNYFEQLNGTSDEQRYEHGKIVSNIATLLIGTGETKAGKSIIEALEYLATKGKGTFDDIGKRLLGIGKAVKKIWSVNDKQLLKLSSLKQGFLNSSDELMGIEKASDELIAAVSKKRRVVIAKDGSEELRMLEYFSAEASVGGEDMASIILRENPSKAAILEEFLHGTQHKLGIIDDLGRYNAEAHVKDFMIRHQKMLGLSDKDIAILKRLKDLGL, via the coding sequence ATGCAAAAGGCATCCCTTTTGGGAAGGCTGGCGTTGCATTTTCAGGCTATGGGTTTTACCTTAAACCTTAAGCCTTTCGCCTTCTACCTTACTTTGGTCTTTCTGCTTTCAGCTTTAAGCTCTTCAGCCCAAATCTACCCCGTACAGGTAACCCCCGTGCTCGTACCGCCCTACTCGTTAAACACCAGCGATTACTACAACGGCACCACCGAGCGGCTGGCCATCGTGCTCACCAATACCGATCTGCAAAAGCCCGTGCTGAGCGTGCGCCTGCGCATGTACATCGAGGGGCAAAATGCCAAGCTCCAAAGCAAGGACGGCGTTTACTACCCAACCATTACCCTCGATGCAGGCATCCCCCAGCGCATCAGCCTCGGCGACCTTGCACCCTACTTCAATGTAGACAACCTCAACTTCTCCGGCATCACCCGATCCATGTACGCCCAGAACAGTAAGCTGCCCGAGGGCTTTTACTCCTTCTGCTTTGAGGCCATAGAGGTATACACCGGGCAGGTGCTCAGCCGCAAGAGCTGTAGCATGGCCTACATTACCCTGAGCGACCCGCCACTGCTCAACATCCCTGTAAAGGGCGAAAGCATTGCCAGCAGGGAGGTGCAGAACATTATCTTCCAATGGACGCCCCGCAACCTCGGCAGCCCCAATGGCGCCTTTAATACCGAGTACGAGTTTACCCTAAAGGAGCTTTGGGATACCGGCATTGCCCCCGAGGCCGCCTTTCACAGCACCCAGCCGCTCTATCAGGTAACCGTTAGGCCAACCACGTTATTAATGGGCCCTGCCGAGCCACAGCTCATCCCCGGCAAGCGCTACGCCTGGCGGGTACGGGCCGTAAGCACCTCGCCTATGGGCGAGCAGCTCGACAGCTACCGCAATAACGGCTTTAGCGAGATCTACTGGTTTACCTACCAGAGCGATTGCAGGCCACCGCTCGCCATCAACTCCAGTGTAACCAGTGGCCGGGTAACCATCAGCTGGACGCCCGACCCCACCAATAACGGAACGCCCGCAGGCGGCTATACCCTGCAATACCGCGAACGGACTTTGAGCGCCTCAAAATGGTACAGTGTAAATACGCTCGAGAACAGGGCCGTGCTTTACGACCTCAAGCCCGGCACGACCTACGAATACCGCGTGGGCAGCAGCTGTGTGCCAGGCAATATCGGCATCGGTACCGACCAGACAACCTATTCGGATATCCTCACCCTTGAGATCAGCGGCGACCCGAACGATACCCGGACGGTGAACTGCGGGATGATCAGCCCGGAGATTGCCATTGCCAACCGCACCCCGATACAAGCCTTAAACCAAGGCGACCTGATTATGGCAGGTAGCTTCCCCGTAAAGATTACTCGCGTCTCCCCCTCTGGGGGAGGTTGGGAGGGGGAAGGTTATGTTACCATCCCTATGCTGGGGCAGGCAAACGTAAAGGTGCGCTTTTCGGGCATACAGGTAAATACCGAAAGGCAGCTGTTTGCGGGGGTGATTGAAACGACCTATGATGTTAAGGAAACGCAGATTGTAGACACTAAAGAAATAGAGGAAAGTATTAAGGCACTTGCTGATGTAGTAAAAAAACTAATCACTACAAGCGACAAAATAGATAAGCTTTTAGAAAAGGATGTAGTCTCTGCATCAGAACTAAAAGATTTACAGCAACAATTGGCATCACTTACAGTACAGAAAGATAGTTTGACAAAATCTGCTGAAATGGTTACCAAGCTGAATGAATCTATACCTACCTACATAAATTCAGCAGGTGGTGCCAGCGTTAAGGATAATACGCCATTCAAGGAGGCGCTATCAAAAACATCAGCGGCCTTAAAAGCCGATGCTGCTGCAATGGAAGAAAAACAGTTCAGTTCTTTCGTCACACTATATAATAGTAAAGGTTACGGAGAGCTTTTGTATAAGCTGTATAAAATATATCAGTTTTATGATGAATGCTCCAAAGATAATTGGAAACCTTATAAGGATGCTGGTATTGTTCCCTATTGTTTTTGGAAAAATGCCAATACATCAGAAAGCAAGCAGTATACCTTCCTCGATAGGCCATATACAGCAGGCGTATTAGATGGCTTGTACATTCAGGTTTATGACCTGGCCCATTTGGGGACCACCCTGAATGATTTGAGGCAGAATATGGACGATATTACTTACGCCTACAGCATAGGTTATATGGAGTGTAAGGGTATCAAAAGCGACAAACTAACCATTGCCAAGTTAAAAGCTCAATTAATACAAGCAAAAAAGGATAGCGGTTTTAGTGCATGGTGGGATAACTTAACCATACCAAACAAACTGGCCAAAATAAAAGAATGTAAGGAACAGGAATTAATAAGGAATGAAACGGAAAAGGTAATTAATAACCTGTATGAAATTATTAGCAACCAAGAACGGCTAGAAAAGGCAATTAACACCATAGCCAAACAGTTAAACAATTACTTTGAGCAACTAAACGGTACTAGTGATGAACAGCGTTACGAGCATGGTAAGATTGTTTCGAATATTGCAACTTTATTAATTGGTACAGGCGAAACCAAGGCGGGAAAGAGTATTATAGAAGCTTTAGAGTATTTAGCTACCAAAGGTAAGGGCACTTTTGATGATATTGGGAAGCGGTTGTTGGGTATAGGTAAAGCAGTTAAGAAAATATGGTCAGTAAATGATAAACAATTACTAAAACTATCTTCACTAAAACAAGGTTTCTTGAATTCTTCAGATGAATTAATGGGGATAGAAAAAGCATCTGATGAGTTGATTGCTGCTGTATCGAAAAAAAGGCGAGTTGTTATCGCAAAAGATGGTTCAGAAGAATTAAGAATGCTTGAATATTTCAGCGCTGAAGCAAGTGTAGGGGGTGAAGATATGGCCAGCATTATTTTAAGAGAAAACCCGAGTAAGGCTGCTATTTTAGAAGAATTTTTACATGGTACTCAACATAAACTAGGCATTATTGATGATTTAGGGAGATATAATGCAGAAGCTCATGTTAAAGATTTTATGATTAGACATCAAAAGATGTTAGGACTGAGTGATAAAGACATAGCAATATTGAAACGTTTAAAAGATTTAGGGCTTTAA
- a CDS encoding fibronectin type III domain-containing protein — MNMTKLTFTLCLICFFAVPALAQQKPTQEKKPKSEILVMARASKKDNLINVRWGVGDAQAWKLSNKYGFNIERFTVLSDKQMLARPERKLIATALKPKPLAEWEKLAKADNYAAVIAQAIYGEKFDVSGTASNGVANIMAQSQDLEQRFGFSLYAADMSFAGAKMAGWGYTDTDIKKNEKYFYRIKSAIPSNLLKLDSAGAYIGMEDYEPLPKIDEVAASFGDKSVILSWDYARLKSYYNAYYIERSTDGGATFTKVSELPITNLNEKDGAGSKRMYYIDSLNNNMTKYQYRIAGINPFGELSPYTDVVEGKGKSLLAYVPNIRKNIIDEKGVLHLEWEFDAAGNEQISSFALNKAITSAGPYLEVMNNISPEKRSLSYDKLDGSNYFTLTAIAKEGEGRTSFPVLVQPIDSVPPAVPTGLIAKIDTNGKVSLSWDANKESDLLGYKIFRALSKGEEAVPLIDSVWYVNSYKDVLSLKMTNKKAWYGISALDKRFNQSKISELVELKKPSVIPPTPAVITKYKAADGKVLLNWINSSDDDVTSHSILRRAHPDSAWVVVKTFTDTTNTYTDENLKPEQDYEYAIEVVNLGKLKTRSEILRIQTSAAATDKLTLTRLYAYPHIDERRIEIVWDDNLPDVKNYQVYRTQVGGTLSLWKVLDAKEKGLFDAEPKINTSYEYGVMAVLQSGAYSEMKTVTVKY; from the coding sequence ATGAATATGACAAAATTAACTTTTACCCTTTGCCTGATATGCTTTTTTGCAGTTCCCGCGTTGGCGCAGCAAAAACCAACACAGGAAAAAAAGCCAAAATCAGAGATCTTGGTAATGGCCCGGGCGTCAAAAAAGGACAACCTGATTAACGTCCGTTGGGGCGTCGGCGATGCCCAGGCCTGGAAGCTTTCGAACAAATACGGCTTCAACATCGAGCGCTTCACTGTATTAAGCGACAAACAGATGCTCGCCCGGCCTGAGCGCAAACTCATCGCCACGGCCTTAAAACCAAAACCACTAGCCGAGTGGGAGAAATTGGCCAAGGCCGACAACTATGCAGCCGTAATTGCACAGGCCATTTACGGGGAGAAGTTTGACGTGAGCGGAACGGCGTCAAACGGCGTGGCCAATATTATGGCACAATCACAGGACCTTGAGCAACGGTTTGGGTTTTCGCTCTATGCGGCCGATATGAGCTTCGCCGGGGCAAAGATGGCCGGTTGGGGCTATACCGATACCGATATCAAAAAAAATGAAAAATATTTTTACCGCATTAAGTCCGCCATCCCGTCCAACCTGTTAAAGCTCGATTCGGCCGGAGCCTATATCGGAATGGAGGATTACGAGCCACTGCCGAAGATAGACGAGGTGGCCGCGAGCTTTGGTGATAAGAGCGTGATCCTGAGTTGGGACTATGCCCGCCTGAAGAGCTATTACAACGCTTATTACATCGAACGATCTACCGATGGCGGGGCAACCTTTACAAAGGTGAGTGAGCTACCGATAACCAATCTGAACGAAAAAGATGGCGCAGGCTCAAAAAGAATGTACTATATCGATTCGCTCAACAACAACATGACCAAGTATCAATATCGCATTGCGGGCATAAACCCCTTTGGCGAGCTAAGTCCATATACCGACGTGGTTGAAGGAAAGGGAAAAAGCCTGTTGGCCTATGTTCCAAACATCAGAAAGAACATCATCGATGAAAAGGGCGTACTGCATTTGGAATGGGAATTTGACGCAGCGGGAAATGAGCAAATCAGCAGCTTTGCCCTCAACAAGGCCATCACATCCGCAGGCCCTTACTTAGAGGTAATGAACAATATTTCCCCGGAAAAAAGAAGTCTGAGCTACGATAAGCTGGATGGTTCAAACTACTTTACCCTGACCGCGATTGCAAAAGAGGGCGAGGGCAGAACATCCTTTCCCGTGCTTGTACAGCCGATAGACTCCGTTCCGCCTGCAGTGCCCACGGGGCTTATCGCAAAGATCGACACCAACGGCAAGGTCAGCTTAAGCTGGGATGCCAACAAGGAATCAGATCTATTAGGCTACAAGATATTTAGGGCATTGAGCAAGGGCGAGGAAGCCGTACCATTGATCGATTCGGTTTGGTACGTAAACAGTTATAAGGATGTATTGAGCTTGAAGATGACCAATAAAAAGGCTTGGTATGGCATCAGCGCCCTCGATAAGCGATTTAACCAGTCGAAGATCTCCGAACTGGTGGAGCTTAAGAAACCATCGGTTATTCCGCCAACGCCGGCGGTGATTACAAAATATAAAGCAGCAGATGGGAAAGTATTGCTCAACTGGATAAACAGCAGCGATGACGATGTAACCAGTCACAGCATTCTTAGACGGGCACACCCCGATAGCGCTTGGGTTGTGGTAAAGACCTTTACCGATACAACAAACACTTACACGGATGAAAACCTGAAACCCGAACAGGATTATGAGTACGCAATCGAAGTGGTAAACCTTGGAAAGCTGAAAACAAGATCGGAGATACTAAGGATACAAACATCGGCAGCTGCAACGGATAAATTGACGCTGACCAGGCTGTATGCCTATCCGCACATTGATGAGCGCCGCATTGAAATTGTATGGGACGATAATCTGCCCGATGTAAAGAATTATCAGGTTTACCGAACGCAGGTTGGTGGAACCTTAAGCCTTTGGAAGGTACTGGACGCAAAGGAAAAAGGACTGTTTGATGCGGAGCCCAAGATCAATACCAGTTATGAATATGGGGTAATGGCGGTGCTACAAAGTGGCGCCTATAGTGAAATGAAAACGGTAACGGTAAAATATTAG
- a CDS encoding T9SS type A sorting domain-containing protein codes for MRKVLATFILLLCGLMASAQEYKASIKLEIAPSSDNYGDGCDNKIQIWLRFTDGSETAIMPYIDLNNIPRYGYSHFEATLHFPANKTVNALRVNTSRQWRRTIGGCGGNTSHQDVSKTFGAGHCHNYYDEGSAAGENYAKYWQTRITLDINPVISIISPSSGSLFPNADKLTLKATLGFKTTDYAWQYQVGTGTWQDMPAALNTNGKSTISFTGEELLGPDFSTLYGNKNIFFRLKYCNNLYSSIITTIPRQSAPHITSVTPMPNSCFGTEDGGFSLQFDRPLLTGETLNLTISDASNGDPVMNINNITAFESGNKITSPAALPPGSYKVDMLGKYNGISTYTESNTHKANFSFSGPTAVDFNIAKRDIYCYNGKDGTITINASGGNGNYKVLYKKDGDANYTEIAFASAGQHILSGLDVGTYQVRVVDKKGCFKKDGTGSEVISTAIITQPDEALRIDFSKATNPTAFGYTDGSIQAIIVGGTPDAGNYTVQWTDISGNALSSFTNSNNPFKTTLNNIGDGKYILRVTDSNYPLAQTANAAGCIVIDTFTLTQPRALSISIEKQKSIVCNNETNGELYARGDGGIEIPEQKYVYEWLKESNGTFTALTQTDSILMAVGTGTYKVRITDKNNISKESAAFTLNQPTALDFTVAKRDVYCYNGKDGTITIKATGANGDYKLLYKKDTDADYTTLAFASANEHQLSNLDIGTYTLRVADVNSCYEKDANGAEVVETITITQPNEALKIDNRELTNPTFFGASDGRAEITLTGGTPNAGSYNTRWTDIDGNVLSSFTNTTGPFKTTLNNVPDGKYILQVTDSNYTLAQQANASSCIVIDTITLKQPPPLKVEIEEQRYVSCKGDADGKLYARATGGIIIPGMKYKYEWFNEANGSYTTIAQTDSILVNANAGTYKVRITDKNNISKESVPFNLTEPMALAISTSSTGLVCSGDSNGTASVAITGGTLPYRIEWSNGDTTANINKLTDGNYLVFVTDGHGCQVQSQVNVAAPNPLEITTSTVKNPTCFGSNDGAISHTITGGTPPYQYQWSNGATTKDLSNLVAGTYTLTLSESKGCSKTITYNLTQPTAVKVDLGPDVTLCTDQVHQADATIANGMTYKWTGANGLNANTAKVTLSETGIYYVEAINAIGCVGRDTIEIRKSNAVIASEFVVTTQTFKNEKINLVNISSPRPQSVAWLIPDDANIKVLSKTDDNLQLSFSATGTYTIGLKATVGDCFKVFTKQITVIEGTSFNDPGTTKDPFIRSFIVAPNPSNGNFYAKVELQDVSNIKLRLLNTITGQLINTREESGSSTYNLPYYLTLSTGVYVMILETPKGNMVYKVLIQ; via the coding sequence ATGAGAAAAGTTTTAGCAACGTTTATCTTATTGCTGTGTGGCTTAATGGCAAGCGCACAAGAATACAAAGCAAGCATAAAGTTGGAGATAGCGCCAAGTTCAGATAATTATGGTGATGGCTGTGATAATAAAATTCAAATATGGCTAAGGTTTACCGATGGCTCAGAAACCGCTATCATGCCCTACATCGATCTAAATAATATTCCCCGGTATGGATACAGTCATTTTGAGGCGACTTTACATTTCCCGGCCAATAAGACAGTAAACGCATTGAGGGTAAACACGTCCAGGCAGTGGAGAAGGACAATTGGGGGATGTGGAGGCAATACTTCGCACCAGGATGTTAGCAAGACCTTTGGAGCGGGCCACTGCCACAATTATTACGATGAGGGCTCTGCAGCTGGTGAAAACTATGCCAAATACTGGCAGACAAGAATCACGCTCGACATTAATCCCGTAATCAGTATTATAAGCCCCAGCTCCGGATCACTTTTTCCTAATGCGGACAAGCTGACATTGAAAGCTACCTTGGGCTTTAAGACCACTGATTACGCTTGGCAGTACCAGGTAGGAACGGGAACATGGCAGGATATGCCAGCTGCCTTAAATACCAATGGAAAGAGTACCATATCATTCACCGGAGAGGAACTTTTAGGCCCTGATTTCAGTACGCTGTATGGCAATAAGAATATATTCTTCAGGTTAAAATATTGTAACAACCTATATTCATCGATCATAACAACTATTCCCCGTCAATCTGCTCCCCACATCACTTCTGTAACCCCCATGCCGAACAGTTGTTTCGGAACAGAAGATGGCGGCTTTTCATTACAATTTGATCGGCCGCTCCTTACAGGCGAAACCTTAAACCTGACCATCTCAGATGCCAGCAATGGCGATCCCGTAATGAATATCAACAACATTACCGCATTTGAATCCGGCAACAAGATCACATCGCCAGCAGCACTGCCTCCGGGATCCTATAAGGTAGACATGCTGGGAAAGTACAACGGAATAAGCACCTATACCGAATCGAATACCCATAAGGCCAATTTTAGTTTCTCTGGTCCAACGGCCGTAGATTTTAATATTGCAAAGCGTGATATTTATTGTTATAACGGCAAGGACGGCACCATCACTATCAATGCCAGCGGTGGCAATGGGAATTACAAGGTCCTCTACAAAAAAGACGGCGATGCCAACTATACAGAAATAGCCTTTGCCTCGGCAGGGCAGCATATACTATCAGGACTGGATGTGGGTACCTATCAGGTTCGCGTGGTGGATAAAAAGGGATGCTTTAAAAAGGACGGAACGGGAAGCGAGGTCATATCAACGGCCATTATTACCCAACCTGACGAAGCCCTGCGGATTGATTTTAGCAAGGCCACAAACCCAACCGCCTTTGGTTATACCGATGGCAGCATACAGGCCATTATTGTTGGGGGAACGCCCGATGCAGGGAATTATACCGTACAGTGGACAGATATTAGCGGAAACGCACTCTCCAGCTTTACCAATAGCAACAACCCATTTAAAACAACGTTGAACAACATTGGCGATGGGAAGTACATCTTAAGGGTTACCGACAGCAATTACCCCTTGGCGCAAACGGCCAATGCGGCCGGCTGCATCGTTATCGATACTTTTACCCTCACACAGCCCAGGGCACTGAGCATTTCGATCGAGAAACAAAAGAGCATCGTCTGTAACAACGAAACCAATGGCGAGCTATATGCCCGGGGAGATGGCGGGATCGAGATACCAGAACAAAAATATGTTTACGAATGGCTTAAGGAGAGCAACGGTACTTTTACGGCCCTTACGCAAACCGATAGCATCCTCATGGCAGTAGGCACCGGAACCTATAAGGTACGGATCACCGATAAGAACAACATCAGCAAAGAGTCAGCGGCATTCACCCTGAACCAGCCCACGGCGCTGGATTTTACGGTTGCCAAGCGGGATGTCTATTGCTACAACGGCAAGGACGGAACCATCACTATCAAGGCAACAGGGGCCAATGGCGATTACAAGCTTTTATACAAAAAGGACACCGATGCAGATTACACCACGCTCGCCTTTGCATCTGCAAACGAACATCAGCTGAGCAATCTCGACATTGGAACCTATACCCTTCGTGTAGCAGATGTAAACAGCTGTTATGAAAAAGATGCCAACGGTGCAGAGGTAGTGGAAACCATCACCATAACGCAGCCCAATGAGGCACTCAAGATTGATAATAGGGAACTGACAAACCCCACGTTCTTTGGTGCAAGCGATGGCCGTGCAGAGATCACTCTCACAGGTGGAACACCAAATGCGGGGAGCTATAATACCAGGTGGACGGATATCGACGGTAACGTACTCAGCAGCTTTACCAATACGACGGGTCCGTTCAAGACCACCTTGAACAATGTGCCCGATGGAAAATATATTCTACAGGTAACCGACAGCAATTACACCCTGGCGCAACAGGCAAATGCCTCAAGCTGTATCGTTATAGACACGATTACCCTAAAACAGCCACCACCATTAAAGGTGGAGATTGAGGAGCAGCGATATGTCTCCTGTAAGGGCGATGCCGATGGAAAGCTTTATGCAAGGGCGACGGGTGGCATTATTATTCCGGGAATGAAGTATAAGTATGAATGGTTTAACGAGGCAAACGGCAGCTACACCACTATTGCGCAAACCGATAGCATCCTCGTTAATGCCAATGCCGGAACATATAAGGTAAGGATTACCGATAAGAACAACATCAGTAAGGAGTCCGTTCCCTTTAATTTGACCGAGCCCATGGCGTTGGCGATATCGACCTCATCAACCGGGCTGGTCTGTAGCGGTGACAGTAATGGAACGGCAAGCGTTGCCATAACGGGCGGTACGCTGCCCTATCGCATCGAATGGAGCAATGGCGACACTACCGCCAATATCAACAAGCTGACTGACGGAAACTATCTTGTCTTTGTGACCGATGGCCATGGCTGCCAGGTACAATCGCAGGTAAACGTGGCTGCACCAAATCCACTGGAGATTACCACGAGCACAGTTAAGAACCCAACCTGTTTTGGCAGTAATGATGGAGCGATTAGCCATACCATAACGGGCGGAACGCCACCTTACCAATACCAATGGAGCAATGGGGCAACCACCAAAGATTTGAGCAATCTTGTTGCCGGAACCTATACGCTAACCCTATCAGAAAGCAAGGGCTGTAGCAAAACGATTACCTATAACCTGACCCAGCCAACCGCTGTAAAGGTAGACCTCGGACCTGATGTTACGCTCTGTACAGATCAGGTGCATCAGGCGGATGCTACCATTGCAAATGGCATGACCTATAAATGGACAGGCGCCAATGGCCTTAACGCCAACACGGCCAAGGTGACTTTGAGCGAAACAGGGATATATTACGTTGAGGCCATCAATGCTATTGGCTGCGTGGGTCGTGATACCATCGAGATCAGGAAAAGTAATGCTGTCATCGCCTCGGAATTTGTGGTAACCACGCAAACCTTTAAGAACGAAAAGATCAATCTGGTGAACATCAGCAGCCCAAGGCCACAATCGGTAGCGTGGCTGATACCCGATGATGCCAATATCAAGGTGCTTTCTAAAACCGACGACAACCTGCAGCTCAGCTTCTCGGCAACAGGCACCTACACCATTGGCCTTAAGGCTACGGTGGGCGATTGCTTCAAGGTGTTCACCAAGCAGATTACCGTAATCGAGGGTACCTCGTTCAACGATCCGGGAACGACGAAAGATCCTTTTATCCGATCGTTCATTGTGGCACCAAACCCGAGCAACGGCAATTTTTACGCAAAGGTCGAGCTACAGGACGTATCGAACATCAAGCTGCGCCTGCTCAATACCATCACCGGGCAACTAATCAATACCAGGGAGGAAAGCGGCAGCAGCACTTATAACCTGCCCTATTACCTCACGCTATCTACCGGGGTTTATGTGATGATATTGGAGACGCCAAAGGGGAACATGGTTTACAAGGTCTTAATACAATAA